A stretch of the Candidatus Methanomethylophilaceae archaeon genome encodes the following:
- a CDS encoding YegP family protein, protein MGKFVIKQSKDGKLFFNIVASNGQVVGTSEMYESKSSAVNGIESVKKNCSSEIEDQTVEGYEAKKNPKWELYADKAGEFRWRLKAGNGQKILASEGYKAKASAINGIESVRKNSADAEIVEELE, encoded by the coding sequence ATGGGCAAATTCGTCATCAAACAAAGCAAAGACGGAAAGCTGTTCTTCAACATCGTCGCCTCCAACGGCCAGGTCGTCGGAACCTCCGAGATGTACGAGTCCAAAAGCTCTGCAGTGAACGGAATCGAGTCGGTGAAGAAGAACTGCTCCTCCGAGATCGAGGACCAGACCGTCGAAGGCTACGAGGCCAAGAAGAACCCCAAGTGGGAGCTCTACGCCGACAAAGCCGGAGAATTCAGGTGGAGGCTCAAAGCCGGCAACGGACAGAAGATCCTTGCCAGCGAAGGATACAAAGCCAAAGCCAGCGCCATCAACGGAATCGAATCCGTCAGGAAGAACTCTGCCGACGCCGAAATCGTCGAAGAGCTCGAATGA
- a CDS encoding anthranilate synthase component I family protein, with protein MEPKLEEVLKAAADGRYKKYPVCRRIRCERTPTEIAKVLMNVSSHCFLLESVDEDKNWGRYSFLGYEPSLAISCKNRTMRIGDLELTTEDPASYIRQVMEANRSPKVPGMPSFTGGLVGYFAYDYMKYAEPSVKLNAKDDEGFQDLDLMLFDKVIAFDRADGCVVLIVNVDLKAPETSFNMARFELDKMESLVVNGEPKRGLSGRMTSDIRQLFGQERYCSMVEEAKRHIFDGDIFQIVLSNRLEADFEGSLFGAYMRLREINPSPYMFYFSGTDMEVAGSSPETLVKLEDGVLHTFPLAGTRPRGKTPEEDAELERGLLADVKELAEHDMLVDLGRNDIGKISRFGTVEVERFHSIQRFSHVMHIGSTVRGEIREGMDALDAVGSILPAGTLSGAPKIMASRLINKLENNKRGIYGGAIGYIDLAGNLDTAIAIRIAYKKNGKVFVRSGAGIVADSVPEKEYKECLDKAAAVVAALKAAGGDDQ; from the coding sequence ATGGAACCGAAGCTGGAAGAAGTCTTGAAGGCGGCCGCCGATGGGAGATACAAGAAATACCCGGTATGCCGCAGGATCCGCTGCGAAAGGACGCCGACGGAGATTGCCAAAGTCCTGATGAATGTCTCCAGCCACTGCTTCCTTCTGGAGAGCGTGGACGAGGACAAGAACTGGGGGCGCTATTCTTTCCTCGGTTACGAACCGTCTCTGGCAATCTCCTGCAAGAACAGGACCATGCGCATAGGCGACCTGGAGCTGACCACCGAGGATCCGGCCAGCTACATCCGCCAGGTCATGGAGGCCAACAGAAGCCCCAAGGTCCCCGGGATGCCCTCCTTCACCGGCGGCCTGGTCGGTTATTTCGCGTATGATTACATGAAATATGCCGAGCCTTCGGTCAAGCTCAACGCCAAGGACGACGAAGGGTTCCAGGACCTGGATCTCATGCTCTTCGACAAGGTCATCGCCTTCGACAGAGCCGACGGCTGCGTCGTCCTCATAGTGAACGTGGATCTGAAGGCGCCCGAGACGTCGTTCAACATGGCCCGCTTCGAGCTGGACAAGATGGAGAGCCTCGTCGTCAACGGGGAGCCCAAGCGCGGGCTCAGCGGCCGCATGACATCCGATATCAGGCAGCTGTTCGGCCAGGAGAGGTATTGCTCCATGGTCGAGGAGGCCAAGCGCCACATCTTCGACGGGGACATATTCCAGATCGTCCTTTCCAACCGTCTGGAGGCCGATTTCGAAGGGAGCCTCTTCGGCGCGTACATGAGACTCCGCGAGATCAACCCCTCGCCTTACATGTTCTATTTCTCCGGAACCGACATGGAGGTTGCCGGATCTTCGCCGGAGACTCTGGTCAAACTGGAGGACGGCGTGCTGCACACTTTCCCTCTTGCCGGAACCCGTCCCCGCGGGAAGACCCCCGAAGAGGACGCGGAACTGGAGCGCGGCCTGCTGGCCGATGTGAAGGAGCTCGCCGAGCACGACATGCTGGTGGATCTGGGCCGCAACGACATCGGAAAGATATCCCGCTTCGGGACCGTGGAGGTCGAGAGGTTCCATTCGATCCAGAGGTTCTCCCACGTCATGCACATCGGTTCCACCGTCCGCGGGGAGATCCGCGAAGGGATGGATGCTCTCGACGCAGTCGGCTCCATCCTTCCCGCCGGCACCCTTTCCGGCGCCCCGAAGATCATGGCCAGCCGCCTCATCAACAAGCTGGAGAACAACAAGAGAGGCATCTACGGCGGGGCCATCGGGTACATCGATCTCGCCGGGAACCTTGACACCGCGATCGCCATCCGCATCGCCTACAAGAAGAACGGCAAGGTCTTCGTCCGCAGCGGCGCTGGCATCGTCGCCGATTCGGTGCCCGAGAAAGAATACAAGGAATGCCTGGACAAAGCCGCGGCGGTGGTCGCAGCGCTCAAAGCGGCGGGAGGCGATGATCAATGA
- a CDS encoding ABC transporter ATP-binding protein has protein sequence MSAILSRTWRASLSYLRPHAAKIIIITALQLVAVLMQVVAILMLRYILDISSAGYGNEYILEEGLKLLLIAAAFSVCVYLSSRMASHVAAEVASQIRKDVLASALKAQKLDSTGDSATFTMTCVTSDAMTVQKHLFASLSIYMPLPILAAAMAVCTYYISRTIGIMVMAAMVVFIVLAFLLSRYAARYQADRIVGQDMVARSLREKVTGARTIKAYGGQKYEANKFAVASEFFGVSNKKVELSSYFLPTFSTAFIWIFIVFVYVIGALGMSGQTVRAPHLVMFLQFTTGIVASLAIIPYICIHTPRVRASMERILEARRVSEGQSPRTTVKKESGNALEVRGASFRDGFGRETVRSMDLTVPKGKVVTLTGSNGCGITELMECITAFSSPTSGSVSVCGMDVATSDPSDIRGSVSYAGRQSGVFSSTLRKNLDPLGTIGDERLLRACETTGLKSLLDTLPDGLDSIVSSVTISGGQAQLLSLTRCLLRDVELYVFDDCFFSMDGATREKAIRSVFEFCSGKTVLFASHEMITVGVSDEVMLIVGGKVAERGTHEELLSNSQVYARMYGKRSGVTPCRRGCSGTKCRISSPTIPRYRHPRCAYTPSWR, from the coding sequence ATGTCGGCGATTTTATCGAGAACCTGGAGGGCTTCGCTGTCTTATCTCCGCCCTCACGCCGCTAAAATCATCATAATAACGGCGCTTCAGCTGGTAGCCGTGCTCATGCAGGTTGTCGCGATATTGATGCTCAGGTATATCTTAGACATCAGCAGCGCCGGATACGGGAACGAATACATCCTGGAGGAAGGCCTGAAGCTTCTGCTGATTGCGGCGGCTTTCTCCGTTTGCGTATATCTGTCTTCTAGGATGGCCTCCCACGTGGCCGCAGAGGTCGCCTCGCAGATCAGGAAGGACGTTCTGGCATCCGCATTGAAGGCTCAGAAATTAGACTCTACCGGGGACAGCGCCACGTTCACGATGACCTGCGTGACATCGGATGCCATGACGGTGCAGAAGCACTTATTCGCGTCCCTCTCGATCTATATGCCCCTGCCGATCCTGGCGGCGGCGATGGCTGTGTGCACGTATTATATCAGCCGCACCATCGGAATCATGGTCATGGCCGCCATGGTCGTCTTCATCGTTCTGGCTTTTTTGCTGTCAAGATATGCGGCGAGGTATCAGGCAGATAGGATCGTCGGCCAGGACATGGTCGCCAGATCCCTCAGGGAGAAGGTCACTGGCGCGAGGACCATCAAGGCGTACGGCGGGCAGAAGTATGAGGCCAATAAATTCGCCGTCGCAAGCGAGTTCTTCGGCGTCAGCAACAAAAAGGTCGAGCTGAGCAGCTACTTCCTCCCGACGTTCTCCACAGCTTTCATCTGGATCTTCATAGTTTTCGTATACGTCATAGGCGCCCTCGGGATGTCCGGGCAGACCGTCCGCGCCCCGCATCTGGTGATGTTCCTGCAGTTCACCACCGGGATAGTTGCGTCGCTGGCGATCATCCCGTACATCTGCATCCATACCCCCAGGGTCAGAGCCAGCATGGAGAGGATCCTGGAGGCCAGGAGGGTCTCCGAAGGGCAATCGCCCAGGACCACCGTAAAGAAGGAGAGCGGCAACGCTTTGGAGGTCCGCGGGGCTTCTTTCAGGGATGGGTTCGGGCGCGAGACCGTCAGGAGCATGGATCTCACCGTACCCAAAGGCAAGGTGGTAACTCTGACGGGCTCCAACGGATGCGGCATAACGGAGCTGATGGAATGCATCACCGCCTTCTCATCCCCGACTTCCGGCTCCGTTTCCGTATGCGGGATGGACGTGGCGACTTCGGATCCCTCGGACATACGCGGCTCGGTATCCTATGCCGGAAGGCAGTCCGGGGTATTCAGCAGTACGCTGCGCAAGAACCTGGATCCGCTCGGCACCATCGGCGACGAAAGACTGCTCAGAGCATGCGAGACCACCGGTCTGAAGAGCCTGCTGGATACCCTTCCGGACGGCCTCGACAGCATCGTGTCGTCAGTCACCATATCAGGCGGCCAGGCCCAGCTCCTTTCCCTGACGAGATGCCTGCTCAGAGACGTGGAGCTGTACGTCTTCGACGACTGTTTCTTCTCCATGGACGGGGCCACCAGGGAGAAAGCCATACGCTCGGTATTCGAATTCTGCTCCGGCAAGACGGTTCTGTTCGCCTCACATGAGATGATAACCGTCGGAGTCTCCGACGAGGTCATGCTGATCGTGGGCGGCAAAGTGGCCGAGCGCGGAACCCATGAGGAGCTTCTCTCCAATTCCCAGGTCTATGCGAGGATGTATGGGAAAAGATCAGGGGTGACGCCGTGCCGAAGAGGTTGTTCTGGCACGAAGTGTCGGATATCCTCGCCGACTATCCCAAGGTATCGTCATCCAAGATGCGCATATACGCCGTCTTGGCGCTGA
- a CDS encoding ABC transporter ATP-binding protein, which translates to MPKRLFWHEVSDILADYPKVSSSKMRIYAVLALISLLMVSTIPYVAGNFVSSIVVMEEKGEIDPDFVAITGTAIVFVITIWYVTTTHANRELKILALKMTRSLRDDLDDKLMRMSVGSLDKMRSGDAAAKIATDLPAVFDLLSRDFVAFFTGNVMIALILIIMLFVSVPLALVYFITIPITLYAAWRITNRSKEDLRRKKESVDVMGSAMSDIIANHSTIKANNLEAQVMRSFEEYDREFVRSTVGAETRAGLISPLVNIAVHMDYVAAVVAGALMMYNGSLDIGMFLAFMVYVRLIDKPLAASVASYYLIESETMSLKRIFSVLNAPEPEWEEPEDGFEPQGRLEFRDVCFAYENVEVLHSVSFTVEPGTVAVITGPTGSGKSTLMNLLLRFFPLKSGSVRIDGRDVNEISRKDLSRTVSAVLQDPWVFDGTIRDNIVYNRDWATQEDLDRAIRISGFDAYISGLQDGLDTPVGNDIHVMPLAARRMLAMSRAILGDPKILILDEAFSGLDPLTGSAVYDGLMRIMKGRTVLIVSHEKNLIDSADQVIRMESGRIAG; encoded by the coding sequence GTGCCGAAGAGGTTGTTCTGGCACGAAGTGTCGGATATCCTCGCCGACTATCCCAAGGTATCGTCATCCAAGATGCGCATATACGCCGTCTTGGCGCTGATATCGCTGCTGATGGTATCCACGATCCCGTATGTCGCGGGAAATTTCGTCTCCAGTATAGTGGTGATGGAAGAGAAGGGAGAGATCGACCCGGACTTCGTGGCGATCACGGGGACAGCCATCGTGTTCGTCATAACCATCTGGTACGTAACGACCACCCACGCCAACAGGGAGCTTAAGATCCTCGCACTGAAAATGACCCGGAGCCTGAGGGACGATCTCGACGACAAGCTGATGAGGATGTCGGTCGGCAGCCTGGACAAGATGCGCTCGGGCGATGCCGCCGCCAAGATAGCCACCGATCTCCCGGCGGTCTTCGATCTCCTCTCCAGGGATTTCGTCGCTTTCTTCACCGGAAACGTCATGATCGCGCTGATACTGATCATAATGCTCTTTGTGTCGGTGCCGCTGGCGTTGGTATATTTCATCACCATCCCGATCACGCTGTACGCCGCTTGGAGAATCACCAACCGCAGCAAGGAGGACCTGCGCAGGAAGAAGGAATCCGTCGATGTCATGGGCTCCGCGATGAGCGACATCATCGCCAACCACAGCACCATAAAGGCCAACAATCTGGAGGCCCAGGTCATGAGATCCTTCGAGGAATACGACCGCGAATTCGTCAGATCCACCGTCGGCGCCGAGACACGCGCGGGGTTGATCTCGCCTCTGGTCAACATCGCCGTGCATATGGATTATGTGGCGGCCGTGGTGGCAGGCGCGCTGATGATGTACAACGGTAGCCTGGATATCGGGATGTTCCTGGCTTTCATGGTTTACGTGCGCCTGATAGACAAGCCTCTGGCGGCGTCCGTGGCATCCTATTATCTCATAGAGTCCGAGACCATGTCTCTTAAGCGCATCTTCAGCGTGTTGAATGCGCCCGAGCCGGAGTGGGAGGAGCCTGAGGACGGTTTCGAGCCTCAGGGACGCTTGGAGTTCAGGGACGTCTGCTTCGCATACGAGAACGTGGAGGTTCTCCATTCGGTGTCGTTCACGGTCGAGCCAGGCACGGTGGCGGTGATCACAGGTCCGACAGGCTCGGGGAAATCGACTCTGATGAACCTTCTTCTGCGTTTCTTCCCTCTGAAATCAGGCAGCGTGCGCATAGACGGGAGGGATGTCAACGAGATTTCGCGCAAGGATCTGAGCAGGACGGTGTCCGCCGTTCTCCAGGACCCTTGGGTGTTCGACGGCACGATCAGAGACAACATAGTCTACAACAGGGACTGGGCGACGCAGGAGGATCTGGACAGGGCAATCAGGATCTCCGGTTTCGACGCTTATATCAGCGGCCTCCAGGACGGTCTCGATACGCCCGTAGGCAACGATATCCACGTCATGCCTCTGGCGGCCAGGCGCATGCTGGCGATGTCCAGGGCGATTCTGGGCGACCCCAAGATCCTGATTCTGGACGAGGCTTTTTCCGGTCTGGATCCGCTCACGGGGTCCGCGGTATACGACGGTCTAATGCGCATCATGAAAGGGCGCACCGTGCTCATAGTGAGCCACGAGAAGAACCTTATCGACAGCGCCGACCAGGTCATACGGATGGAATCTGGAAGGATAGCGGGTTGA
- a CDS encoding GTPase domain-containing protein: MNDMKWINESAIITGYVMSAVISICAVIALGRAYDTLFHYLMILAIVVGTLVGIKRTDCGKFGNALMVSDRGTFGAVLYGMVEGLSGMGIVLIMSLPLIFPVMLVLIFVDYMSIINGLIIIAAGIAVFALVFFAFCLFIRIMAKGALASYVLKEKLDYERNTLRCVCPQCGSIFPRPIHACACGQRYPDGSNPELRPSIRGVKHMNCAGCGALLPVTDEDGERGRLDAFCPDCGEPILTGERHPYVISLAGPEASGKTTLAFSAMKSLEAHAGASRPYGFAYDPKTPDSYSPPYVVSLDAGRKGCYLAVFDISGRYFSGDQKDVGAQPQYGAEDAMIFAIDPTAKDSALISETAANDFWQTHHSVAQTSLSDPIKIPVHVVVTHRDAAGDHPDIRAYLESAGLGHTVSSIESSFRDVRYHMCDARDGREASEIFARIFESLEPGISAAFRRHRPRKTAI, encoded by the coding sequence ATGAACGATATGAAATGGATAAACGAATCCGCGATAATAACAGGCTACGTCATGTCCGCGGTCATCAGCATATGCGCGGTAATCGCTCTCGGCAGGGCCTACGACACTTTGTTCCATTACCTGATGATCCTGGCGATCGTCGTGGGGACGCTGGTCGGCATCAAGCGGACAGACTGCGGCAAGTTCGGCAATGCGCTTATGGTATCGGACCGCGGAACTTTCGGAGCCGTCCTCTACGGGATGGTGGAAGGGCTTTCAGGCATGGGAATAGTCCTGATCATGTCCTTGCCACTGATTTTCCCGGTTATGCTCGTCCTCATCTTCGTCGATTATATGTCCATAATCAACGGGCTGATCATCATCGCCGCAGGGATCGCGGTATTCGCACTCGTTTTCTTCGCCTTCTGCCTGTTCATCAGGATCATGGCCAAAGGCGCGCTGGCATCATATGTTCTGAAGGAGAAGCTGGACTATGAAAGAAACACCCTGCGCTGCGTGTGCCCCCAATGCGGGAGCATATTCCCCCGTCCGATACACGCATGCGCATGCGGCCAGCGCTATCCGGACGGATCCAATCCCGAATTGCGCCCGTCCATCAGAGGGGTGAAGCACATGAACTGCGCGGGATGCGGCGCCCTGCTGCCTGTGACCGACGAGGACGGCGAGAGAGGGCGTCTGGACGCATTCTGCCCGGACTGCGGCGAGCCCATCCTCACAGGCGAGAGGCACCCGTACGTGATATCCCTGGCCGGACCCGAAGCTTCAGGCAAGACGACCCTGGCATTCTCCGCGATGAAATCTCTGGAAGCTCATGCCGGCGCCTCTCGGCCATATGGATTCGCGTATGATCCGAAGACCCCGGACTCCTACAGCCCCCCGTATGTCGTCAGCCTGGATGCGGGCAGGAAGGGATGCTATCTCGCCGTATTCGACATAAGCGGCAGATATTTCTCCGGAGATCAGAAAGACGTCGGTGCCCAGCCGCAATACGGCGCGGAAGACGCCATGATATTCGCCATAGACCCTACCGCCAAGGATTCCGCGCTGATTTCCGAAACTGCTGCCAACGATTTCTGGCAGACCCACCACTCCGTCGCTCAGACCTCCCTCTCCGATCCCATAAAGATCCCCGTCCATGTCGTGGTGACGCACAGGGATGCCGCGGGAGACCATCCGGACATCAGAGCATATCTGGAGTCGGCAGGCCTCGGCCATACCGTATCATCAATTGAAAGCAGCTTCAGGGACGTCCGCTACCATATGTGCGACGCCAGGGACGGGCGCGAGGCGTCAGAGATATTCGCCAGAATATTCGAATCCCTGGAGCCCGGCATCTCAGCAGCTTTCAGGAGGCATCGACCGCGGAAAACCGCCATATAA
- a CDS encoding ClbS/DfsB family four-helix bundle protein, producing the protein MGRPKNKTELMEASEANYRKLMDLIAGMTEEELSVPFEFSADPKKKEAHWARDKNLRDVLVHLYEWHQLLIRWVRSNSEGNRIPFLPAPYNWKTYGDMNVELWKKHQSTPLEQASAMLEESHREVMSLAEGFTDGELFTKDALDWVGGSVLGSYFVSVTSSHYDWAIKKLKAHIKNCKGSRRPS; encoded by the coding sequence ATGGGGAGGCCCAAGAACAAAACAGAACTGATGGAAGCGTCGGAAGCCAACTACCGCAAGCTGATGGATCTCATAGCCGGGATGACCGAGGAAGAGCTGTCGGTCCCTTTCGAATTCAGCGCGGACCCGAAAAAGAAGGAAGCCCACTGGGCCAGAGACAAGAATCTCCGCGACGTGCTCGTCCATCTGTACGAATGGCATCAGCTTCTGATCAGATGGGTCCGCTCCAATTCCGAAGGAAACAGGATTCCGTTCCTTCCGGCCCCATACAACTGGAAGACTTACGGCGACATGAACGTGGAGCTGTGGAAGAAGCACCAGAGCACTCCTCTGGAGCAGGCTTCCGCCATGCTGGAGGAGTCCCACAGGGAGGTCATGTCTCTGGCGGAAGGATTCACCGACGGGGAGCTGTTCACCAAGGACGCGTTAGATTGGGTCGGAGGAAGCGTTCTGGGATCGTATTTCGTCAGCGTGACATCCAGCCATTATGATTGGGCCATCAAGAAGCTCAAAGCCCACATCAAGAACTGCAAGGGCAGCCGCCGACCATCCTGA